One segment of Haemorhous mexicanus isolate bHaeMex1 chromosome 33, bHaeMex1.pri, whole genome shotgun sequence DNA contains the following:
- the LOC132340736 gene encoding protein TsetseEP-like, with the protein MAAMLKLWAALLLAGLAGSLATARPVEEDGLLAELGNLLDPHEGPLELEDPHEKPQELLGGLLDPEEEPPELEDPHEEPEKPQELLGGLLDPEEEPPELEDPHEEPQKPQELLGLLLDPEEEPPEVEFPEVSPAGPEEPEESPEEPEEPEESPEEPEEPEESPEEFEESPEEFEESPEEPEESPEEPEESPEEFEEPEESPEEPEESPEEPEEPEESPEESEDPEESPEEPEDPEEPEENPEEPEEPEESPEEPEDPEESPEESEDPEESPEEPEESPEEPEEPEESPEEPEEPEESPEEPEEPEESPEESEEPEEGPEESEELSVDPSVLVDLAERLKELQEGETNEGILSHLMDAINWLVTHLSNHLFG; encoded by the exons GCCCCGTGGAGGAGGACGGGCTCCTGGCCGAGCTCGGCAACCTGCTGGACCCCCATGAGGGACCCCTGGAGCTTGAGGACCCCCACGAGaaaccccaggagctgctgggggggctgctGGACCCCGAGGAGGAACCCCCGGAGCTTGAGGACCCCCATGAGGAACCCGAGaaaccccaggagctgctgggggggctgctGGACCCCGAGGAGGAGCCCCCGGAGCTTGAGGACCCCCATGAGGAACCCCAGaaaccccaggagctgctgggactgctgctggACCCCGAGGAGGAACCCCCGGAGGTGGAGTTTCCTGAggtgagccctgcagggcccgAGGAACCCGAAGAGAGCCCGGAGGAACCTGAGGAACCCGAAGAGAGCCCGGAGGAGCCCGAGGAACCCGAAGAGAGCCCGGAGGAATTCGAGGAGAGCCCGGAGGAATTCGAGGAGAGCCCGGAGGAACCCGAGGAGAGCCCAGAGGAACCCGAGGAGAGCCCGGAGGAATTCGAGGAACCCGAGGAGAGCCCGGAGGAGCCCGAGGAGAGCCCCGAGGAACCCGAGGAACCCGAAGAAAGCCCTGAAGAGTCGGAAGATCCTGAAGAAAGCCCTGAGGAGCCTGAGGATCCTGAGGAACCCGAAGAGAACCCAGAGGAACCTGAGGAACCTGAGGAGAGCCCTGAAGAGCCCGAGGATCCTGAAGAGAGCCCTGAAGAGTCGGAAGATCCTGAAGAGAGCCCAGAGGAACCCGAGGAGAGCCCAGAGGAACCCGAGGAACCCGAGGAGAGCCCGGAGGAGCCTGAGGAGCCCGAGGAGAGCCCTGAAGAGCCTGAGGAGCCCGAGGAGAGCCCTGAGGAATCTGAGGAACCCGAAGAGGGCCCTGAGGAGTCGGAGGAGCTCAGTGTGGATCCGAGTGTCCTGGTGGACCTGGCAGAGAGACTGAAAG AGTTGCAGGAAGGCGAGACGAACGAGGGGATCCTGTCTCATCTCATGGACGCGATTAACTGGCTGGTGACCCACCTGAGCAACCACCTCTTCGG gTGA